In a genomic window of Thermogemmata fonticola:
- a CDS encoding trypsin-like peptidase domain-containing protein, whose protein sequence is MRFLFAVVLFALVPLAANAEPLRIVGETKYKPHSLVRLRAENVDPKAALLWRVYPSQGVQRASSPRGLLEFAAHPGTYEVELLVISNTDGNLSVEEARVSVTIESCTPAPPKPPGDGKLDPVNALGRIRFGNAGCTATIIGPRRPDGRWDVLTAAHCVTGVGQRGSLMLKDGRTLGIRVVAHHKTPDVAWCVTEEQVADLPYAVIARENPKPGTAIWHRGYGVDQPGNREEGEVESGEDANGQLRMRLSVSSGDSGGGIFRADTNELVSVVCCTSDMARKAWMWGAATEVIRRTRPRADADIGWEPVPIPLRSWPIDFAEDWQPLPIPIRVAR, encoded by the coding sequence ATGCGTTTCCTGTTCGCCGTGGTTCTGTTCGCCCTGGTGCCGCTGGCCGCGAACGCCGAGCCGCTCCGCATCGTCGGCGAGACGAAGTACAAGCCGCACTCCCTGGTCCGGCTGCGTGCCGAGAACGTCGATCCCAAGGCCGCGCTCTTGTGGCGCGTCTACCCCTCGCAGGGCGTGCAGCGGGCTTCCTCGCCACGCGGCCTATTGGAGTTTGCCGCCCACCCCGGCACCTACGAGGTGGAATTGCTCGTCATCAGCAACACCGACGGCAACCTCTCGGTCGAGGAAGCCCGTGTTAGCGTGACTATCGAGTCCTGCACGCCAGCGCCACCCAAGCCGCCAGGCGATGGCAAGCTCGACCCGGTGAATGCCCTGGGCCGCATCCGCTTCGGCAACGCCGGCTGCACGGCCACCATCATCGGTCCCCGTCGCCCCGACGGTCGTTGGGACGTGCTGACCGCCGCGCACTGCGTGACCGGCGTCGGCCAGCGGGGCAGCCTTATGCTCAAGGACGGCCGGACGCTGGGGATTCGAGTCGTGGCCCACCACAAGACGCCCGACGTGGCGTGGTGCGTGACCGAGGAGCAAGTCGCGGACCTGCCCTACGCCGTGATCGCGCGCGAGAATCCCAAGCCGGGCACGGCGATCTGGCACAGGGGCTACGGCGTGGATCAGCCGGGCAATCGCGAAGAGGGCGAGGTCGAGTCGGGTGAAGACGCCAACGGTCAACTGCGCATGAGGTTGAGCGTGTCGTCGGGCGACTCCGGCGGCGGCATCTTCCGGGCCGACACCAACGAACTGGTGTCGGTCGTTTGCTGCACCAGCGACATGGCCCGCAAGGCATGGATGTGGGGCGCTGCCACGGAAGTGATCCGCCGCACCCGTCCTCGAGCGGATGCCGACATAGGGTGGGAGCCCGTGCCGATCCCGCTGCGGTCGTGGCCCATCGACTTCGCCGAAGATTGGCAACCGCTGCCCATCCCGATCCGCGTGGCCCGTTAA
- a CDS encoding phage tail tube protein, whose amino-acid sequence MTTRGNAGWRATVATLKDGSIEFEMVWDTADDDFAAIRDAFLNRGAIEFAVMDGDITTSGSQGLRATCMVTSFSRNEALEEAITVSVTVKPTYSVNPPSWIVVP is encoded by the coding sequence GTGACCACGCGCGGCAACGCCGGCTGGCGGGCCACGGTCGCTACGCTCAAGGACGGCTCCATCGAGTTCGAGATGGTCTGGGACACGGCTGACGACGACTTCGCCGCCATCCGCGATGCGTTCCTCAACCGCGGCGCTATCGAGTTCGCGGTCATGGACGGCGACATCACCACGTCCGGCTCACAAGGCCTGCGGGCGACCTGCATGGTCACCAGTTTCAGCCGTAACGAGGCCCTGGAAGAAGCGATCACGGTCAGCGTCACCGTCAAGCCCACCTACTCCGTCAACCCGCCCAGTTGGATCGTCGTCCCCTGA
- a CDS encoding serine/threonine-protein kinase: MASLTSVAEPLLPAVPGYQLVDEIGRGGMGVVYRARDLRLNREVAIKSLNPKYAADSAVATRFQAEAQLTGQLQHPGIPAVHELGTLPDNRPFLAMKLVKGRTLQELLKERDDLPSPSGRGAGGEGAERGRFIAIFEQICHAVGYVHAHHVIHRDLKPSNVMVGAFGEVQVMDWGLAKVIDPNRKTERPAEEEDDPEATAAFVTAIDTPERGGSATRTGSVLGTPAYMAPEQAAGQIRRLDARSDVFGLGAILCQILTGHPPYEGTDDNERRVKAVRGELGEAFARLEACGAEPELVALCKRCLAFRQEDRPRDGNAVAAEVAAIRQAAEERARRAELERTRAEVAAAEQAKRRRLVQWAGGLIAAVLLLGLGISLWQMNRAITAEAAAREERDAKAKALEAETIARQRAMTALRTLTDDIVENQMARAETLTEENKAFLKKIIEHFEGFAAITANDAESRAIRAEGHARVGLMRYRLGDLKEAEAAYTAALDIHKQLADEFPTRPEFRQALARSHNNLGVLLADTGRLKEAEAAYTAARDIQKQLADEFPTRPDFRQELAQSHNNLGVLLRATGRLKEAEAAYRDALDLRKQLAAEFPTRPDFRQELAQSHNNLGVLLDATGRLKEAEAAYTAALDIRKQLAAEFPTRPEFRQELAISHNNLGVLLRATGRLKEAEAAYRDALDLRKQLVDEFPTRPDFRQELAISHNNLGNLLRETGRLKEAEAAYTAARDIQKQLAAEFPTRPDFRQELAQSHNNLGVLLDATGRLKEAEAAYTAALDIRKQLAAEFPTNLDLRNELAGTCVNLALLCNQRREFKAAKQHLAEGEPHHQAALEANSRNPTYRQFYRNHLWALTEAHAGLGEQADALKAAQRVRDLGWDPPKNAYDAACGLALCIPIVAKDEQLDADKRKAAVQFYGDQAMKLLREAVEKGFKNVEHMKKDTDLDPLREREDFQKLLAELPQPAARLLDMVHDVGAGLKLSGQLNRNTGTLIYQVRLEKDVEYVIGLTSPDPKALDPYLLVSDDKNKQLAEDADSGGNQNARLVFRAPADGVYRLHATSYNQGQGDFTLTVRRKE, translated from the coding sequence ATGGCGTCGCTCACGTCCGTCGCCGAACCTCTCCTCCCCGCTGTCCCCGGCTACCAACTCGTTGACGAAATCGGCCGCGGCGGCATGGGCGTGGTCTATCGCGCCCGGGATCTGCGGCTCAACCGCGAGGTGGCCATTAAATCACTCAACCCCAAGTATGCCGCCGATTCCGCCGTCGCCACGCGCTTCCAGGCCGAGGCGCAGTTGACCGGGCAGTTGCAGCATCCCGGGATTCCAGCCGTACACGAACTAGGCACGCTGCCCGACAACCGGCCGTTCTTGGCGATGAAGTTGGTCAAGGGCCGAACCTTGCAGGAGCTGCTGAAGGAGCGCGACGATCTCCCCTCTCCCTCGGGGAGAGGGGCTGGGGGTGAGGGTGCGGAGCGCGGCCGCTTTATCGCCATCTTCGAGCAAATCTGTCACGCCGTCGGCTATGTCCATGCCCACCACGTCATCCACCGCGACCTGAAGCCGTCGAACGTCATGGTCGGGGCCTTTGGCGAGGTGCAGGTGATGGACTGGGGCCTGGCCAAGGTGATTGATCCAAACCGGAAGACTGAGCGGCCGGCGGAGGAAGAGGACGATCCGGAGGCCACTGCCGCCTTCGTCACGGCGATTGACACGCCGGAGCGTGGCGGTTCGGCGACGCGGACCGGTAGTGTGCTGGGGACACCGGCGTACATGGCACCGGAGCAGGCGGCGGGGCAGATTCGCCGGCTCGACGCCCGCTCGGACGTGTTCGGGCTGGGGGCGATTCTGTGCCAGATTCTCACCGGCCATCCCCCTTATGAGGGCACGGACGACAATGAACGGCGCGTCAAGGCGGTGCGTGGCGAGCTGGGGGAGGCGTTCGCGCGGTTGGAGGCCTGTGGCGCGGAGCCGGAGCTGGTCGCCCTGTGCAAGCGCTGTCTGGCGTTCCGGCAGGAGGACCGGCCGAGGGACGGCAACGCGGTGGCGGCGGAGGTGGCGGCGATCCGGCAGGCGGCCGAAGAGCGGGCTAGGCGAGCGGAGCTGGAGCGGACCAGGGCCGAGGTGGCGGCGGCGGAGCAGGCGAAGCGTCGGCGGCTGGTGCAGTGGGCCGGCGGGCTGATTGCCGCGGTGCTGCTCTTGGGCCTGGGCATCAGCCTATGGCAGATGAACCGGGCCATCACCGCGGAAGCGGCCGCTAGGGAGGAGCGCGACGCCAAAGCGAAGGCGCTCGAGGCAGAGACCATTGCCCGGCAAAGGGCGATGACGGCCCTGCGGACGTTGACCGACGACATCGTCGAGAACCAAATGGCCCGAGCGGAAACCCTGACCGAAGAAAACAAGGCGTTCTTGAAGAAGATCATCGAGCACTTCGAGGGTTTCGCGGCGATCACGGCCAATGACGCCGAGAGCCGGGCCATCCGCGCCGAGGGTCACGCTCGGGTCGGCTTAATGCGGTATCGGCTGGGCGACTTGAAGGAAGCGGAGGCGGCCTACACCGCCGCCCTGGACATCCACAAGCAACTGGCGGACGAGTTCCCCACCCGACCCGAATTCCGCCAGGCGCTGGCCCGAAGCCACAACAACCTGGGCGTACTGCTGGCCGACACGGGCCGGCTGAAGGAGGCGGAGGCGGCCTACACCGCCGCACGGGACATCCAGAAGCAACTGGCGGACGAGTTCCCCACCCGACCCGACTTCCGCCAGGAGCTGGCCCAAAGCCACAACAACCTGGGCGTGCTGCTGCGTGCCACGGGCCGGCTGAAGGAGGCGGAGGCGGCTTACCGCGACGCCCTTGACCTCCGCAAGCAACTGGCGGCCGAGTTCCCCACCCGACCCGACTTCCGCCAGGAGCTGGCCCAAAGCCACAACAACCTGGGCGTGCTGCTGGACGCCACGGGCCGGCTGAAGGAGGCGGAGGCGGCCTACACCGCCGCCTTGGACATCCGCAAGCAACTGGCGGCCGAGTTCCCCACCCGACCCGAATTCCGCCAGGAGCTGGCCATAAGCCACAACAACCTGGGCGTGCTGCTGCGCGCCACGGGCCGGCTGAAGGAGGCGGAGGCGGCTTACCGCGACGCCCTTGACCTCCGCAAGCAACTGGTGGACGAGTTCCCCACCCGACCCGACTTCCGCCAGGAGCTGGCCATAAGCCACAACAACCTGGGCAATCTGCTGCGTGAGACGGGCCGGCTGAAGGAGGCGGAGGCGGCCTACACCGCCGCACGGGACATCCAGAAGCAACTGGCGGCCGAGTTCCCCACCCGACCCGACTTCCGCCAGGAGCTGGCCCAAAGCCACAACAACCTGGGCGTGCTGCTGGACGCCACGGGCCGGCTGAAGGAGGCGGAGGCGGCCTACACCGCCGCCTTGGACATCCGCAAGCAACTGGCGGCCGAGTTCCCCACGAACCTCGATCTGCGGAACGAGCTTGCCGGCACCTGCGTCAACCTGGCGCTTCTGTGCAACCAGCGCCGCGAGTTCAAGGCGGCGAAGCAGCACCTCGCCGAAGGAGAGCCGCACCATCAGGCGGCCCTTGAGGCCAATTCGCGTAACCCCACCTACCGGCAGTTTTATCGCAATCACCTGTGGGCCTTGACGGAGGCCCACGCGGGACTGGGCGAGCAAGCCGACGCCCTGAAGGCAGCCCAGCGCGTGCGCGACCTCGGCTGGGACCCGCCGAAAAACGCCTACGACGCGGCCTGCGGGCTGGCTTTGTGCATTCCCATCGTGGCAAAGGACGAGCAGCTCGACGCGGACAAGCGCAAGGCGGCGGTGCAGTTCTACGGCGACCAGGCGATGAAGCTGCTCCGCGAGGCGGTCGAGAAGGGATTCAAGAACGTGGAGCACATGAAGAAGGACACCGACCTGGACCCGCTGCGCGAGCGTGAGGATTTCCAGAAACTACTGGCGGAGCTGCCGCAACCGGCCGCCCGGCTGCTGGACATGGTCCACGACGTGGGCGCGGGTCTCAAGCTCAGCGGGCAACTGAATCGCAACACCGGCACGCTCATCTATCAAGTACGCCTGGAGAAAGACGTGGAGTACGTCATCGGCCTGACCAGCCCTGATCCGAAGGCGCTCGACCCGTACCTGCTTGTCAGCGATGACAAGAACAAGCAGCTAGCCGAGGATGCCGATTCCGGCGGCAACCAGAACGCGCGGCTGGTGTTCCGGGCGCCGGCGGACGGCGTCTACCGCCTCCATGCCACCTCGTACAACCAGGGCCAGGGCGACTTTACCCTCACCGTCCGCCGCAAGGAATGA
- a CDS encoding NrdR family transcriptional regulator, with the protein MTSTRRNERGLVCPRCGCRHFKTTHTEPLRDGRIRRRKTCRHCGRKIVTFEATPAPARPDR; encoded by the coding sequence ATGACCTCGACCCGGCGGAACGAGCGGGGCTTGGTGTGTCCGCGGTGCGGCTGCCGGCATTTCAAAACGACGCACACCGAACCCTTGCGCGACGGCCGCATCCGCCGACGGAAGACCTGTCGCCACTGCGGCCGGAAGATCGTCACCTTCGAGGCCACGCCGGCTCCCGCCCGGCCGGATCGCTAG
- a CDS encoding terminase gpA endonuclease subunit: MALDPRRLRPSELCRLLNSTPLGAVLNERQLHRHRVRAGLRIGDARHVDLVRYVAWLVQLRHTPRPEPEGDPYETLKARARARNIALSLAGRDIGDLPEVVNPERKERAAADFRFFCEQYFPLTFHLPWSPDHLRVIAKIEQAVLRGGLFAMAMPRGSGKTTLCECAGIWAVLYGHREFVCLIGSDEGHAMDMLDSIKMELDGNDLLLEDFPEVVYPIQCLDGIANRCAGQLYQGQRTHIGWTAREIVLPTIPGSKASGAIIKVAGITGRIRGMKYKRADGQTVRPTLVVIDDPQTDESARSLSQCATRESILAGAVLGLAGPGKKISGIMPCTVIRPGDMADNILSRDKHPEWNGERTKMIYAFPTHEKLWQRYAEIRAESFRRGGHGEEATEFYRQHRAEMDAGAVVAWPERFNPDELSAIQHAMNLKLQDEAAFFAEYQNEPLPEETVEPDELTADQIASKLNRMQRGEVPIGCNHVTMFIDVQAHLLFFVVCAWEEDFTGYVLDYGTYPDQKRPYFTLRDARPTLAAVTKAGGLEGAIYAGLEALTQDYLGREWRRDDGALLRIERCLIDANWGSSTDVVYQFCRQSAYAGIVLPSHGRFVGASSQPFSEYKRRPGDRVGLNWRMPNVQGKRAVRHVVYDTNYWKSFIYARLAVALGDRGCLSLFGDRPEQHRLFAEHLTAEYRVKTEGRGRTVDEWKPRPERGDNHWFDGLVGCAVAASLQGVVLPGTDGQALTKRERVSFAAWQRRKRR; encoded by the coding sequence GTGGCGCTTGACCCACGACGACTGCGACCCAGCGAGCTGTGCCGGCTGCTCAACTCGACCCCGCTGGGCGCGGTCCTCAACGAGCGGCAGTTGCACCGCCACCGGGTGCGGGCGGGGCTGCGGATCGGCGACGCTCGGCACGTGGACCTCGTGCGCTACGTCGCCTGGCTCGTGCAACTGCGGCATACGCCGAGGCCCGAGCCGGAGGGCGATCCCTACGAGACGCTCAAGGCCCGCGCCCGGGCCCGCAACATCGCGCTGTCCCTGGCCGGCCGGGACATCGGCGATTTGCCGGAAGTCGTGAACCCGGAGCGAAAGGAGAGGGCGGCGGCAGATTTCCGTTTCTTCTGCGAGCAGTATTTCCCGCTGACGTTCCACCTGCCGTGGTCGCCGGACCACCTCCGGGTCATCGCCAAGATCGAGCAGGCCGTGTTGCGCGGCGGCCTGTTTGCGATGGCCATGCCACGCGGCAGCGGCAAGACCACCCTCTGCGAGTGCGCCGGCATCTGGGCGGTGCTCTACGGCCACCGCGAGTTCGTTTGCCTCATCGGCTCGGACGAAGGCCATGCAATGGATATGCTCGATTCCATCAAGATGGAACTCGACGGCAATGACCTGTTGTTGGAAGATTTCCCCGAGGTCGTCTACCCGATCCAGTGCCTCGACGGCATCGCCAACCGCTGTGCCGGGCAGCTGTACCAGGGCCAGCGCACGCACATCGGCTGGACCGCCCGCGAGATCGTCCTGCCGACCATTCCCGGCAGCAAGGCCAGCGGGGCGATCATCAAGGTGGCGGGGATCACCGGGCGCATTCGCGGCATGAAGTACAAGCGGGCCGACGGTCAGACGGTGCGGCCGACGCTGGTGGTCATCGACGATCCGCAAACCGACGAGAGTGCCCGCAGCCTGTCCCAGTGCGCCACCCGCGAGAGCATCCTGGCCGGGGCGGTACTGGGCCTGGCCGGTCCCGGCAAGAAGATCAGCGGCATCATGCCCTGCACGGTGATTCGCCCCGGCGACATGGCCGACAACATCTTGAGTCGCGACAAGCACCCGGAATGGAACGGCGAGCGGACCAAGATGATCTACGCTTTCCCCACCCACGAGAAGCTGTGGCAACGCTATGCGGAAATCCGGGCCGAGAGTTTCCGCCGTGGCGGGCATGGCGAGGAGGCGACCGAGTTCTATCGGCAGCATCGGGCTGAGATGGATGCCGGCGCCGTCGTCGCCTGGCCGGAGCGCTTTAACCCCGACGAACTGTCGGCCATCCAGCATGCGATGAACTTGAAGCTCCAGGACGAGGCGGCGTTCTTTGCTGAGTACCAGAATGAGCCGTTACCTGAGGAGACCGTCGAGCCGGACGAACTGACCGCCGACCAGATCGCGAGCAAACTCAACCGCATGCAGCGCGGCGAAGTGCCCATCGGTTGCAACCACGTCACCATGTTCATCGACGTGCAGGCCCATCTGCTGTTCTTCGTCGTCTGTGCCTGGGAGGAGGACTTCACCGGCTACGTCCTCGACTATGGCACCTACCCCGACCAGAAGCGGCCGTACTTCACGCTGCGCGACGCCCGGCCCACGCTGGCGGCGGTGACCAAGGCCGGCGGCCTGGAGGGAGCGATCTACGCGGGGCTGGAAGCGCTGACCCAGGACTACCTGGGCCGCGAGTGGCGACGGGATGATGGGGCGCTGTTGCGAATCGAGCGCTGCCTGATCGACGCCAATTGGGGGTCGTCGACGGATGTCGTCTACCAATTCTGCCGGCAATCAGCGTATGCCGGGATTGTGCTGCCCAGCCACGGGCGATTTGTCGGTGCTTCCAGCCAGCCGTTCAGCGAGTACAAGCGGCGGCCGGGGGATCGCGTCGGCTTGAACTGGCGGATGCCCAACGTGCAGGGCAAGCGAGCGGTGCGGCACGTGGTGTACGACACCAACTACTGGAAGTCGTTCATCTACGCCAGGCTTGCCGTGGCGTTGGGCGACCGGGGGTGTCTGTCGCTGTTTGGCGATCGGCCGGAGCAGCACCGCCTGTTTGCCGAGCATCTGACCGCCGAGTACCGCGTCAAGACCGAGGGCCGGGGCCGCACGGTCGATGAGTGGAAGCCGCGTCCCGAGCGGGGGGACAACCACTGGTTCGATGGTCTCGTCGGCTGCGCCGTGGCCGCCTCGCTCCAGGGCGTGGTCCTGCCGGGCACGGACGGCCAGGCCCTTACCAAGCGCGAGCGCGTCAGCTTCGCCGCATGGCAGCGGAGGAAACGGCGATGA
- a CDS encoding winged helix-turn-helix domain-containing protein has translation MSTKKKTTQTEAPKAKATKAAKTTSSDGGAKPKKLSALDAAAQVLAENGQAMTCQEMIEAMAAKGYWTSPAGKTPHATLYAAILREITTKAKGSRFSKTDRGKFALAQ, from the coding sequence ATGTCCACGAAGAAGAAGACCACACAGACCGAAGCCCCGAAGGCCAAGGCAACAAAAGCAGCCAAGACCACGTCCTCCGACGGTGGCGCCAAGCCGAAAAAGCTCAGCGCCCTGGACGCCGCCGCCCAGGTCCTGGCCGAAAACGGGCAGGCGATGACCTGCCAGGAGATGATCGAGGCGATGGCCGCCAAGGGCTACTGGACCAGCCCGGCCGGCAAAACGCCGCACGCCACGCTCTACGCCGCCATCCTCCGCGAGATCACGACCAAGGCCAAGGGGTCTCGATTCAGCAAGACCGACCGCGGCAAGTTCGCGCTGGCCCAGTGA
- a CDS encoding DUF1937 family protein: protein MIYLASPYSHPDPAVREERYRAACQAAAALLLAGQPVCSPIVHSHPLVAYGLPTGWVFWSRFDRALLARCDEVLVLMLPGWQESVGVQAEIRIARELGKPVRYLAPELATGTPTLARVAAGWPEADPSPTVANATAVLANGASEVPG, encoded by the coding sequence ATGATCTACTTGGCGTCGCCCTATTCGCATCCCGACCCGGCCGTCCGCGAGGAACGCTATCGCGCCGCGTGCCAGGCGGCCGCAGCGCTCTTGCTGGCGGGCCAGCCGGTCTGTTCGCCGATCGTCCACAGCCATCCGCTGGTGGCGTATGGTCTGCCGACCGGCTGGGTTTTCTGGTCCCGGTTCGACCGAGCCCTGCTGGCCCGGTGCGACGAGGTGCTGGTCCTGATGCTGCCTGGCTGGCAGGAGAGCGTCGGCGTGCAGGCGGAGATCCGCATCGCGCGGGAGTTGGGCAAGCCGGTGCGGTATCTGGCCCCGGAGTTGGCCACAGGAACGCCCACGTTGGCCCGTGTGGCGGCCGGTTGGCCGGAGGCGGACCCGAGCCCAACCGTGGCCAACGCAACGGCCGTGTTGGCCAACGGCGCTTCGGAGGTGCCCGGATGA
- a CDS encoding DNA methyltransferase, whose amino-acid sequence MKIELRKLTDIRPYENNPRHNNDAVDAVAASIREFGFRQPIVVDPEGVIVVGHTRYKAALQLGLEKVPVHVATDLTPEQIKAYRIADNKTNELSDWNYDLLPIELSELQACNYDLGLLGFDPDELARLLDPGVKDGLCDPDEVPAPPDEATTRPGDLWLLGDHRLLCGDSGKPEDVDRLLKGAPIHLVNTDPPYNVKVEPRSNNAIAAGLSSFPASKAEVIDVVDARGLHHQGFDLARDASKARPTHKKLRPKDRPLANDFVSDEAFDQMLHAWFGNLARVLLPGRSFYIWGGYANLGNYPPVLKAHGLYFSQGIVWDKQHPVLTRKDFMGCFELAFYGWKEGAAHQFFGPNNATDLWHVKKVNPQNMVHLCLHPDALVLTEAGFRAIRSLQIGDRVFAGDGAFHRVEHVSVHSYTSEHLYRIVAKGGNADTLASDNHPFLVWRPAKRGQRIIGGDVGWVRADEIRVGDYTMTPLLAESDADPFPELDEEDWFLFGLYLAQGHLQRAGHGDRRYPAFSLHKRRQDLMERIWAKWPQAREYDHNDYRLEPTSGTVVMAFDGEAGERFEALGGRLAQGKRLAPACFALPRSKRVAILQGWLSGDGCMVQDRTYWQGSTVSADLAAHLCLLAESVGYRANVYSYDPPEELGGIGQRRFRSRRRVYYLYFYELGRLARRGCPLRLEHDGREYSLRRVKRVEQVKYRGDVWNLSVEGHPSFVTAVGLSHNTEKPVELAVRAMQYSSRPGENVLDLFGGSGSTLIAAEQTGRRAFVMELDPLYCDVIVQRFEQFSGKKAERIPAPEEATA is encoded by the coding sequence GTGAAGATCGAACTCCGCAAGCTGACTGACATCCGGCCCTACGAGAACAACCCGCGCCACAACAACGATGCCGTCGACGCCGTGGCGGCCTCGATCCGCGAGTTCGGCTTCCGTCAGCCGATCGTGGTCGATCCCGAGGGCGTCATCGTCGTGGGCCACACCCGCTACAAGGCCGCGCTCCAGCTCGGTCTGGAGAAAGTGCCGGTCCATGTCGCCACGGACCTGACGCCGGAGCAGATCAAAGCCTACCGCATCGCCGACAACAAGACCAACGAACTGTCGGACTGGAACTATGACCTGTTGCCGATCGAGCTGAGCGAATTGCAAGCCTGCAATTACGACCTCGGCCTGCTCGGCTTCGACCCGGACGAACTGGCCAGGCTGCTCGACCCCGGCGTCAAGGACGGCCTGTGCGATCCCGACGAAGTGCCAGCCCCGCCTGACGAGGCGACCACGCGGCCAGGCGATCTCTGGCTGCTGGGCGACCACCGCCTGCTCTGCGGCGACAGCGGCAAGCCCGAGGATGTGGACCGGCTGCTTAAGGGCGCGCCGATCCACCTGGTGAACACCGACCCGCCCTACAACGTGAAGGTCGAGCCGCGTTCCAACAACGCCATCGCCGCTGGGTTGTCGTCTTTCCCCGCCAGCAAGGCGGAGGTCATTGACGTTGTCGATGCCCGCGGCCTGCACCACCAGGGCTTCGACCTGGCTCGCGACGCCAGCAAAGCGAGGCCAACGCATAAAAAGCTCCGGCCCAAGGACCGGCCGTTGGCCAACGACTTCGTCTCGGATGAGGCGTTCGACCAGATGCTGCACGCCTGGTTCGGCAACCTGGCTCGCGTGTTGCTGCCTGGTCGCAGTTTCTACATCTGGGGCGGCTATGCGAACCTCGGCAACTACCCGCCGGTACTCAAGGCGCACGGGCTTTACTTTTCCCAAGGCATCGTTTGGGACAAGCAGCATCCGGTGTTGACGCGCAAGGACTTCATGGGCTGCTTTGAGCTCGCGTTCTACGGCTGGAAAGAAGGCGCTGCCCACCAGTTCTTCGGGCCGAACAACGCGACCGACCTGTGGCACGTCAAGAAGGTCAATCCGCAAAACATGGTCCATCTCTGCCTGCACCCCGACGCGCTCGTCTTGACCGAAGCGGGGTTCCGGGCGATCCGCTCCCTTCAGATTGGCGACCGCGTCTTCGCAGGCGATGGCGCCTTTCACCGGGTCGAGCACGTCTCGGTGCATTCCTACACCTCGGAGCACCTCTACCGCATCGTCGCCAAGGGAGGCAATGCCGACACCCTGGCGTCCGATAATCATCCATTTCTGGTCTGGCGGCCTGCGAAACGTGGCCAGCGAATCATCGGCGGCGACGTCGGCTGGGTGCGTGCCGACGAGATCCGTGTCGGCGATTACACCATGACACCCCTCCTGGCGGAGTCCGACGCCGACCCGTTCCCGGAGCTGGACGAGGAGGATTGGTTCCTCTTCGGGCTCTACCTGGCCCAGGGCCACTTACAGCGTGCCGGCCACGGGGACCGCCGCTACCCGGCCTTTTCGCTCCACAAACGCCGCCAGGACCTGATGGAGCGCATCTGGGCAAAGTGGCCCCAGGCCCGCGAGTACGACCACAACGACTACCGCCTGGAGCCGACCAGCGGCACGGTGGTGATGGCGTTCGACGGCGAGGCCGGCGAACGATTCGAAGCCCTGGGTGGCCGTCTCGCGCAGGGCAAGCGGTTGGCCCCCGCATGTTTCGCCCTGCCCCGGTCGAAGCGCGTTGCGATCCTACAGGGCTGGCTTTCTGGCGACGGCTGCATGGTGCAGGACCGCACCTACTGGCAGGGAAGCACCGTCTCCGCGGACTTGGCCGCGCACCTCTGCCTGCTCGCGGAGTCGGTTGGCTACCGGGCGAACGTCTACAGCTACGATCCGCCCGAGGAACTGGGCGGCATCGGCCAGCGCAGGTTCCGGAGTCGGCGGCGCGTCTACTACCTGTACTTCTACGAGCTGGGCCGCCTTGCCCGGCGCGGCTGCCCCTTGCGGCTGGAGCACGACGGGCGTGAGTACTCGCTGCGCCGGGTCAAGCGCGTCGAGCAGGTGAAGTACCGTGGCGACGTGTGGAACCTGAGCGTGGAGGGGCATCCGTCCTTTGTGACGGCCGTTGGGCTTTCGCACAACACCGAGAAGCCGGTCGAGCTGGCGGTGCGGGCCATGCAGTACTCATCCCGGCCCGGCGAGAACGTGCTGGACCTGTTCGGCGGCAGCGGCTCGACGCTGATCGCCGCTGAGCAGACGGGACGGCGCGCGTTCGTGATGGAGCTGGACCCGCTCTATTGCGACGTCATCGTCCAAAGGTTCGAGCAATTCAGCGGCAAAAAGGCCGAGCGGATTCCCGCGCCGGAGGAGGCCACCGCATGA